In Ornithinibacter aureus, the genomic stretch CACGGTGACGGAGAACGCCCTCATGGCGGCGGCCCGCAACCCGGGCACCACGATCATCCGCAACGCCTCGCCGAACTACATGGTCCAGGACCTGTGCTTCTTCCTGCAGGCCCTCGGTGTGACGATCGAGGGCATCGGCTCGACCACGCTGACGGTCACCGGCGTGGAGCACATCGACGTCGACATCGAGTACTTCCCGTCGGAGGACCCGATCGAGGCGATGAGCCTGATCGCGGCGGGAGTCGTCACCGAGTCGACCATCACCATCGAGCGGGTGCCGATCGAGTTCCTCGAGATCGAGCTGGCCACGCTGGAGGAGATGGGCCTGCGCTTCGACATGACCCCCGAGTACCGGGCGATGAACGGGCACACGCGGCTGGTCGACCTGACGATCCACCCCAGCGAGCTGAAGGCGCCAGTCGACAAGATCGCGCCGATGCCGTTCCCGGGGCTGAACATCGACAACCTGCCGTTCTTCGCCCTGATCGCAGCATGTGCCGAGGGCACGACGATGATCCACGACTGGGTGTACGAGAATCGCGCCATCTACCTCACCGAGCTGACGAAGATCGGCGGCCAGGTGCAGCTGCTCGACCCGCACCGGGTGATGATCACCGGCCCCACGCCGAAGTGGCGCGCAGCCGAGGTCATGTGCCCGCCGGCGCTGCGTCCCGGGGTGGTCATCCTGCTGGCGATGCTTGCGGCACCGGGAACGTCGGTGTTGCGCAACGTCTACGTCATCAACCGTGGCTACGAGGACCTCGCCGAGCGCCTCAACGCGTTGGGCGCGACGATCGAGACGTTCCGCGACATCTAGGAAACGTCGCTGGCGCCGACCCTCTCATGCGAACTGTGCCGGACCATCGAAACGTCAGAACGGAGGCGGATCCACACCCGGCTCGGGAGCCGTCTGGGCGCCCCACCGTCCCTCGCGGCGATGGCACGGGCGAAGCCGTTCACGCACATCGCGATAGTGCCATCGCGGGTGATCTCGGCCTGCACGGATCAGGTCGCCCGGAGTCGTTCGCGGCCCCGGCACCACCCGAGACACCGGGACGCCACGAGACACCGGGACCCCTTGGGACACCGACATCGTGCGGGACACCACGCCAGCGACCGATACCTGCCCGAAGCGCGGCCACCGCTGGTAGCCGTCATCCAGCACCTCCATCACCGTTTCGAGGGTGCTGGCTTCCTCGCCCAGGACGCCAACGTCGGCCGCCGGGACTGGAACTGCACCGTGCACCCCTGACCTCGCCTGCGCGAGGGGCATCGGCAGTGCGAGGGGCATCGGCAGTGCGAGGGGAATCGGCAGTGCGAGGAGATCCAGGTGATTCCGCGGCCAGGTGGTGCGACCCCTGCCCACCGGATCGGTCCACGTCGCGGTTCCATCGACTGCCAGACGCACCTGCCAGCCGGGTCGCTGTTTGATCCGGTGATGCCGTCGGCACAGACACATGAGGTCTTCTGCAGCGGTGGGCCCGTTGGGCCATGGCCGGGCATGATCGAGGTCGCAGAAGCGAGCCGACACCGAGCACCCGGGAAACCGGCAGCGGCTGTCTCGCAACCGGACCAGAGCCTTCAGCTTCTCCCCTGGGCGATACGCGTCCGTCGCCATGGCGCCGTGGCCGAGCAACGCCCCGGTCGAGGGGTGGCATGCGGCTCGGCGCACCGCGGCCTCCCCTGGTGCGAGGGCGTCCAACCACGAGCGGGAAACCAGCAGCGGGTCCCCTGCACTCGGGCCAAAGGCCTCCACGAGGCCAGCGTCCGTCGCTCCGACAACCGTCCCCGAGCCCACCGTCGCGACATCGCGGTTCTCCCCGGCTCGCTCCGCCCGAGGCGTGGCAGCAGACGACCTGGATGGCTCGCCTGCGCCGAGTGCAGGGCGACCACGCGTGGACGAAGCGGCATCGCGCTCACCGATGCGCATGGGCTCCCGAGCATCGTGCTCACCAACGGGCGAGGAAGGCCCGTCCAGACGATCAGTACCACGCGGAAACGCTTGGGCTGGGCTGGTACCAGCGCGCTCAGGCGCCGTCGGCGCTTGTGGACGATCGACGCCCGCTCCACCGGCATCGGGCCCTTCGGCGGTGGTGAAGACGAGCGTCACATCGATGGTGGCGTTGCCGCTGACGAGATCCATGAGGGCCTGACCCCCGGCCTGCTCAAGACGCTCACACAGACCGACCTTGACGTAACGGCGAGCGAGAGCATCCACCGCGGCCCAGCCCATGGCAGCCCTCTCCGAGGGGAAGGAGCCGGTCCGGCGATCGACACCCGGCGCCTCGGCCCATCGCTTGAGCCCACATTCCTCACGCGCTCGCTGAGCCCGCCGCCTCAACAGGTCAGGGCTGATCCGAGCCAGGGCGCGACGACACCGCTGTCGCAGGGCCGACGGAGCGTCGGTGGCAAAGCGATCCTCGATCGCGGCAAGCACCGCGGAGGCCACCTCACCAGGTGCCCCCTCGAGCTCGGCATCGAGAACACTCGCCGAATACCCATCGAGCGGTCCGTCACGCATGGCGCGGTGGACCCCGGACATCCCCGAACTCCTGTCATCACCAGCACCATCGACTACCGCAGCCCCGGCATCCATCGACTCGCCTGACTCCCCCGTCTCCGTGGAGTCCCCCATCGACTCGGGCTCGCCTGTCGATTCCGTGGTCGTACCCGCGCCATCCAGCACCTCGGAGACCAGCCGGACAGCAGTGCGGACCTGGACTTCCCCCCGAAGCGTGTAGGTATCAGCTAAAGGAGATGCTGTGCCTGAGACACGTAAGAAGTACGACCGTGAGTTCCGTGAGGGGGCTGTACGGATCGTCGAGGAGACCAACAAGCCGATCGCTGCCGTCGCGCGCGATCTCGGCGTCAACGAAGGGACCCTGGGCAACTGGGTTACCCGGGCTCGCGCCGAGCGTGAGGGACGCGGCGAAATGTCGGCCGGTGACATCGAGGAGTTGAAGCGGCTACGCGCGGAGAACGCCGAGCTGCGGATGGAGCGTGATGTCCTCAAGCGATCCGTGGTCCTGTGGGTGAAGGAGGCGACGAAGTGAGCGTGGCACGCTTCGTGGTCGACCAGAGGACCAACTACCAGGTGCCCGTCGCGTTCACCTGCGCGCTGCTCGGGATCTCGATCTCGTGGTTCTACAAGTGGCTACCTCGGACGGCCATCGCGACCGGCCTGTACACCAAGCGGGACCTGCGCCGCGACACCATGGACCGGGCGGTGAAGGTCATGTTCGACAAAAACCGCGGGTTGCACGGGTCCCCGCGGCTGGTGCTCGACCTGCGCGAGGAGGGGTGGACGGTCAGTGAGAAGACGGTCGCGAACTCGATGCGCCGGCAAGGGTTGATCGCTCGGAAGATCAAGCGCCGCAACGGATTAACGAAGCAAGATAAGTCGAAGGCGCCGTTCCCGGACTTGATTCGCCGGGACTTCACCGCGACCGCGGTCAACCAGCGCTGGGTCGGTGATATCACCGAGATCCCGACCGCGGCCGGGAAGCTGTACCTGGCCACCGTGATCGACCTGTACTCCCGCCGACTGATCGGGGCCGCGACGTCGCTGCACCCGAACGCGGAACTGGCCAAGGCCGCGATCACCATGGCCGTAACGGTCCGCGGCGGCAAAGAGGCGATCTGGAAGGAGGAGGAATCAGAGCGGGTCATTTTCCACTCTGACCGCGGCTCGACCGGCGGATTCAACTGGTCGTCGCAACACCTTGATCACGGAGGTGTGTGATGGCGACGAGCGACTGGAGCAGGAAGACGAGCGATGCGCCTGAGGGGCTGCGGCGGCAGTGGCGTGCTGATCGGGCGTTGCGGCCGGCGATGCGCTCACCGGGGCGACCTGACCCCTCGCGGGTGGTGCAGCGGCAGTTCTGGCGGCTGATCGCCACGGGCGTTACGACGGCGGAGGCATCGATCGCTGTCGGGGTGTCGGTCCCGGTGGGGATGCGTTGGTTTCGTCACGCTGGCGGCATGCCGCCGATCAGCCTTGCCGAGCCCACAGGGCGCTATCTGACCTTCGAGGAACGCGAGGAGATCGCGATCCTGCGTGCAAAGGACAAGGGCGTGCGTGAGATCGCCCGGGCGATCGGTCGCGACCCGGGGACCGTGTCGCGCGAACTACGCCGCAACGCGGCCACCAGGAGCGGGACGCAGGACTACCGCGCTGGTGTAGCGCAGTGGAAGGCGCAGCAGGCCGCGAAGCGACCGAAGACCGCGAAGCTGGTGACCAACGACCGGTTGCGTGAGTACGTGCAGGACCGGCTCGCAGGGAACGTCCGTCGTCCCGACGGCACGATCGTGGCGGGTCCGACACCGCCGCCGTGGAAGGGGCTGAACAAGCCCCACCGGGCGGACCGGCGATGGTCCACGGCGTGGAGCCCGGAGCAGATCGCGCACCGGTTGAAGGTCGAGTTCCCCGATGATGAGTCCATGCGGATCAGCCACGAGGCGATCTACCAGGCGCTGTTCATCCAAGGTCGTGGCGCGCTCAAGCGCGAGCTGGTGACGTGCCTGCGCACAGGGCGGGCGTTGCGGCAGCCCAGGGCCAGGTCGCGCAACAAGCCCCAAGGGCATGTCACCCCCGACGTCGTGTTGAGCGAGCGGCCCGCAGAGGCCGAAGACCGCGCCGTCCCCGGCCACTGGGAGGGCGACCTGATCATCGGCACCGGCCGCTCCGCGATCGGCACGCTCGTCGAGCGCTCCAGCCGCGCCACGCTCTTGGTGCACCTGCCGCGTATGCAGGGCTGGGGCGAGAAGCCGCACGTCAAGAACGGGCCAGCCCTCGGCGGATACGGTGCCGTGGCCATGAACGCGGCGCTCACGGCGTCGATGACGAAACTGCCACAGCAGCTACGCAAGACACTGACCTGGGACCGCGGCAAGGAGCTGTCGGGTCACGCCCTGCTCGCACTTGAGACCGGAACGAAGGTGTTCTTCGCCGACCCCCACTCACCCTGGCAGCGCCCGACGAATGAGAACACCAACGGTCTGCTACGGCAGTACTTCCCCAAGGGGACCGACCTGTCGCGCTGGTCCGCCGACGACCTCGAAGCCGTCGCTCACGCCCTGAACAACAGACCCCGAAAGATCCTCGGCTGGCGAACCCCCGCCGAGGTCTTCGACGAGCAACTACGATCCCTTCAACAACCCGGTGTTGCAACGACCCCTTGAACTCGCCACCTACACCGCGGATCTGTTCACCCGCGCATGCCGAAACCTCGGGATCCGCCAATCCATGGGACGCGTCGGATCGTGCTTCGATAATGCGGCCGCGGAGGCGTTCTTCTCCAGCCTCGAGTGGGAAGTCCTCTCCCGCAACGAGTTCCGAAACACCACCGAAGCCGCTACCGTGGTCTCGGACTGGTGCTGGAACTTCTACAACACCGACCGCCGCCACAGCGCCGCATCGATGATGTCACCCATCAACTACGAAAACGCTGCCCTCACCCCGAGAGCAGCCGCCTAAGAGACAACCTCCACGATTCGGGGGGAACCACAGACCCGCCGCTGCGCCTGCAGATGGGACACCCGCAAGGCTCCGGCCACGACGTCAGGTGCGTCGAGGGCGATGTGCCCCGGCGCCCGGCGGGACTCGACGACCAACCCGTCCTCGAGCCACTCCTCCTCGATCGCCGCCAGCCGTGTGATCGCGACGTCCTGAACTGCCGTCAGGGTGTTGATCAACCCTTGGCAGTTCGCCAGGGCCGATGCGAGATCAGACCTGGCCCATGCACCGCTGACCCTCCCGATGTCGTCGGCAAGGTGGGTCACACGCAGTGAAAGGTCGTCGAGTTGCGCACGCACACTCGCCTCGGTGGCGGCCACACCCCGCCTCATCGACGCACGCACGGTCGCCCTCGTCGCTTTCACGGATCACTGCACGATCGCCCTCGTCGCTGGCACGGATCACCGAACCGTGCGTCATGCACCCCGCGCTGTCGTCCTCCACGTTCACCACCCCCTTCCCGATCACGCTCTCCCCCAGCCGGATCCGCCAACAATCCGCCCGCCCCGCCGTCGCCCTGAAGCGATGGATAGAACCTACAGGCGGCCACCGACAGGGCCCTCGCGAGGGGCGTCACCCCCCGAGGTCGCCGTCAGGGTCAGCGCCGACGCCTCCCGCTGGCGTGGTCGACACACGTGCGCGCCGTCGGACGAACCTCGAGCCTGGCACCGTCGATCTGCTCCCCGCAGACCTCGCACGTGCCATACCGTCCTGCCGCAAGACGCGCCTGCGCCGCCTCCACCTCCGTCACGTGCTGGCGCAGCCGATCCGTCAGCGCCTCCAGCTGCGATCGTTCGAACGCGATGGTCTGACCCTCGGGGTCGTGCTCGTCATCGGCATTGGAATCAACGGATGCCGCCACGAGGCGCGCCTTGTCGGCCTCCATCTGCTCGATGCGACTCACCAACAGCCCGCGTTCGGTGGCGAGCCGAGCCTGCATCTGACCGACCACGGCAATGCGACCCTGCGCGCCACCATCCATCAGGCCAGGCCCTTGTGCGCCGACCACAGCTCGCCGGCCCGTGCTCCAGCAGCCTCGACCAGCGCGGTGATGGCGGGGTCGTCAGGCACCGGGAACGACACGTACGGCGATCGACCACCAGCGGTGGGTCGGCCGTATGCCTTCACGGCAAGGTGGCCATCGGGGAGCATGCGAACCGTGAGCGTCAGCAGGGTGTGCTCGACGTCGCGGCGCGTGTCGGTCCAACGCAGGTGCTCGGGGATGGCCACGGTGATCGCCATGGCGCCCACGTCGACGGCGCCCACCTCGACCTCGCCCACGTCGACCTGGCCATCAGCGCCGTCAGCGCCCACGGAGTCTGCTTCGTCGCTCATGACGACATCGTGCCGCAGCACCCTGACACCACTCTCAACACTCTTCGGCACCGGGAGACGGCACCTCGAGTTCCTCAGTACCCCGGGAAGACCCGGCGAAGGTCCTCCAACGAGACGTTGCCGGACACGACGACGGATGCCGGGGTGTGCGCAGCCGTGAGGCGCCCGGTGAGCAGCCGCGCCACGGCATCCGCCCCACCCTCGAGGGTCGCGGTGGTGACCCCGCCCGCGGGAACGAGCGCCACGGCATCCCCGATCGACAGGTCGTGGTCGAGGCCGACGAGGTCGACGACGGCGGGTTCAGCCACGGCATCGGCCTTCGCCGTGAAGCCGAGGAGGAACCCCATCGGACCGCCGAACAGCCGCACGAGCACCCGGGCCGTCGGCTCGTCGATGACCGCATCATCGTCGTAGGCGACCCGCACGTCCCACGAGTGGGCCGCCGCCTCGCTGAGCCGCATCCCGGCGTACGTGGCGAAGGGAACCGGCGCAGGAAGGAACCCGAGGTCGACCTGGAGGGTCTCGCGCTGCTCAGCCGTCAGGGCCTCGACGTCTGCCAGCAGAGCCGCATCGGCGACGACGAAGCCGTCAGCCTGGTGGCGCGGGGACATCGCGTTCCATCGGTCCCACACCCCCTGGTTGAAGCCATCGGGCAGCCGCCCAGCCCCGTCGACCGCGTTGCGCAGCGTCGCCGCCGAGATCTCAGCGCCACTGCCGAGGTGGGAAAGCACCTGCGCGACAGTCCATTCCGTGGCCCCGGACGGCGCCACCAACTGCTCGTCGGACAGGTCGCGAACGACGGGGACCAGGCCGTCATGGGTGGAGCGAAGGGCATCGATGCCGGCGTCTGCGGTGGAGGTCATGCTCCCGCAACCGCACACCTCACCCTCGTTGTTCCCCACGACGCAGACATCGGATGCCGTGTGGCCGCCGCGCGCTCACCGCGAGCCGATCGCTCAGGCGAGGCGGTCACGCAGGCGGCTTGCCACGGCATCCGGCGTGAGACCGATGCGGTCGAGCACCTGGTCGCGCGAGCCGTGGTCGAGGAACTCGCTCGGGATGCCGAACTGGTCGAGCGGTGTGGCCAGGCCGGCCTCGCGCAGCACCAGCTCAACCTGGGAGCCGATGCCACCCACGACGACGTTGTCCTCGACGACGGCGACCCGGCCCGCCCCACCGGCAAGGGTCACGAGGTTCGGGCTGACCGGCAGCGCCCACACCGGGTCGACGACGCGCACGCGCACCCCTTCGGCCGAGAGCTTCTCAGCCGCGGCCATCGCGGTGGCCGCCATCGACCCGACCCCGACGAGGAGCACGTCGACCTCTGCCTCGTCGGGCTCGGCCAGGACGTCGACGGTGCCGACGGTGCGAACGGCCTCGATCGGGGCACCCACCGACCCCTTGGGGAAGCGCACCACCGAGGGGGCATCGGAGATGTCCACGGCGGCGCGCACCGCGCGGGCCACCTGCTGCCCGTCGCGTGGTGCCGCGAGGTGCAGGCGCGGCACGACACCGCTGATCGTCATGTCCCACATGCCGTGGTGCGAGGCGCCGTCGGGGCCGGTGATGCCCGAACGATCGAGCACGACGGTGACCCCGGCGCGGTGCATCGCGCAGTCCATGAGCAGCTGGTCGAAGGCGCGGTTGAGGAACGTCGCGTAGACGGCCACGACCGGGTGCAGGCCGGAGAACGCCAGACCGGCGGCCATCGTCAGCGCGTGCTGCTCGGCGATGCCGACGTCGAACGTGCGCTCGGGGTAGGCGTTGCTGAAGTCCTTGAGGCCGACGGGGATCATCATCGCCGCGGTGATGGCGACGACGTCCTCACGCTCTGCCCCGATGCGCACCATCTCGTCACTGAACTCATCGGTCCAGCTGCGGCCGGCGATCTCCAGCGGGAGGCCGGTCTCGGGGTTGATGACCCCGACGGCGTGGAACTGATCGGCCTCGTCGGTGATGGCGGGGTCGTAGCCGCGCCCCTTCTGGGTGATGACGTGCACGAGCACCGGGCCACCGAAGGCCCGGGCCTTGCGCAGCGCGGCCTCGAGGGCCTGCTCGTCGTGCCCGTCGACCGGGCCGACGTACTTCAGGCCGAGGTCCTCGAAGAGCCCCTGGGGCGCGACGATGTCCTTGATGCCCTTCTTCATCCCGTGCAGCGTCTCGTACATCGCGCCGCCGACGACGGGGGTGCGCGCCAGGGTGTGCTTGCCCCAGTCGAGGAAGCGCTCGTAGCCGCGGGTCGTGCGCAGGGTCGCCAGGTGATCGGCGAGGCCGCCCCTGGTCGGCGCGTAGGAGCGTTCGTTGTCGTTGACGACGATGACCAGGGGGAGGTCCGGCTCGGCCGCGATGTTGTTCAGCGCCTCCCAGGCCATGCCGCCGGTCAGGGCGCCGTCACCGATGACCGCGACGGTGTGGCGGTTGGTCTCTGCACGCACGACCCGGCCAGCGGCGATGCCGTGCGCCCACGACAGCGAGGCCGAGGCGTGGGAGTTCTCGACGACGTCGTGCACGGACTCGGCGCGGCTCGGGTAACCGGACAGGCCACCCTGGGTGCGCAGCCCCGAGAAGTCGTGGCGCCCGGTGAGCACCTTGTGCACGTAGGACTGGTGGCCGGTGTCGAACACCACGGTGTCGTTCGGCGAGTCGAAGACCCGGTGGATCGCGATGGTCAGCTCGACGACGCCCAGGTTCGGGCCGAGGTGGCCGCCGGTGCGCGAGACCTCGTGGACGAGGAAACGGCGAATCTCCTCGGCCAGCTCGGGCAGCTGGTCGGCACTCAGCTTCCTGAGGTCGTTGGGGCCCTCGATGCGGTCGAGCAGACTCACCGGTGCCCACCTCCTGATCTGATGCAACATCCACGACACGAACCCCAGAAGTCTAGGCGCTCGACCCAGTCGACCCTTGACAAGGGAAGGTTCGGGATCGCTGGGGAAATGAAGTGGTGTGGACCTGAAGGTTCTGGCATCGGGCGGGAAAGTTGGGGAGCAGGGGCGGGGCTATGGCATGCATCACAGCCGCGGGACGAACTCCAGGCCGCGCAGGGCGTCCAGGAGCAGCCCCGCAGCCCGCCTGGCCGACAGCAACCGCACCCCTTCGCACTCGAGGTCGCTGAGCACCTGGGCCACCCCCTCGGGGCCGATGTCGTCGACGAGCTCGACCCGCACCTCGCGGTAGGCCGAGCGCATCGCGTCGAGCTGGGCATCCAGGTGGCGCACGGTGAACCACGCCAATGCCACCGGATGCCGTCGCCACGCCGGATAGAGCCGATAGTCCGGCGGGCAGTGGTCGAGCAACCAGGCCGTGGCCCGGTGGTCCCAGCCGCGCTCGCCCGGCGGGGGGACACCGTTCGGCCACCCGGGTGGGCCGCCCAGACCCGAGCCGGATGCCGCTCGCTGACGCGCCGGGGACGCCGGGCTCCCAGCGCGCAGCGGAGGCCCGCCGGACGCTGGTCGGTCGAACACGTGTTCGATGATACGCCTGCTCCGCGTGCGCCGAGCGACCCTGCGGGACCTCCCACCAGATGGGTGGGAGTTCGGCCCGCATCGTGGACTGGGCATCGCCCGATAATGGCGAGTTATACATTTGATAAGTCCGCATTCCGACGTCCTCAAGGCCCACGATGACCGTTCAGCCCACCGAGACCTCTACCTCTCGGACCCTGCGTCCCCCTCGGGCCGGGCGCTCGAACGGCCAGTGGGCGGTCGACGGCCGGGAGCCGCTCAACGCCAACGAGGTGTGGAAGCAGGAGGACGGCGGCCTCAACGTCCGCGAGCGCATCGAGCAGTTCTACTCCCGCGACGGCTTCGCCTCGATCCCCCCGCAGGACCTCAGCGGCCGGTTCCGCTGGTGGGGGCTGTACACCCAGCGCAAGCCCGGCATCGACGGCGGGCGCACGGCACAGCTCGACGACACCGAGCTGTCCGACGAGTACTTCATGCTCCGGGTGCGCCTCGACGGCGGCTCCCTGACGCTGCACCAGCTGCGGGTCCTCGCCGACATCAGCCACGACTTCGCCCGCGGCACCGCCGACATCAGCGACCGGCAGAACATCCAGTACCACTGGATCCGCGTCGAGGACGTCCCGGAGATCTGGCGACGCCTCGAGGCCGTCGGGCTCCAGACGACCGAGGCCTGCGGTGACACCCCCCGCGTCATCCTCGGCAGCCCGCTCGCCGGCATCGCCGCCGACGAGATCCTCGACCCCACGCCGGTCATCGACGAGATCACCCGCCGGTTCGTCGGTGACCCCGAGCTCGCGAACCTGCCCCGCAAGTTCAAGTCCGCCATCACCGGACACCCGAGCCTGGACGTCGTCCACGAGATCAACGACATCTCCCTCGTCGGCGTCGTCCACCCCGAGCTCGGCGCCGGCTACGACCTGTGGGTCGGTGGCGGCCTGTCCACGGCGCCGCGGCTGGC encodes the following:
- a CDS encoding IS30 family transposase, with translation MATSDWSRKTSDAPEGLRRQWRADRALRPAMRSPGRPDPSRVVQRQFWRLIATGVTTAEASIAVGVSVPVGMRWFRHAGGMPPISLAEPTGRYLTFEEREEIAILRAKDKGVREIARAIGRDPGTVSRELRRNAATRSGTQDYRAGVAQWKAQQAAKRPKTAKLVTNDRLREYVQDRLAGNVRRPDGTIVAGPTPPPWKGLNKPHRADRRWSTAWSPEQIAHRLKVEFPDDESMRISHEAIYQALFIQGRGALKRELVTCLRTGRALRQPRARSRNKPQGHVTPDVVLSERPAEAEDRAVPGHWEGDLIIGTGRSAIGTLVERSSRATLLVHLPRMQGWGEKPHVKNGPALGGYGAVAMNAALTASMTKLPQQLRKTLTWDRGKELSGHALLALETGTKVFFADPHSPWQRPTNENTNGLLRQYFPKGTDLSRWSADDLEAVAHALNNRPRKILGWRTPAEVFDEQLRSLQQPGVATTP
- a CDS encoding transposase, with amino-acid sequence MPETRKKYDREFREGAVRIVEETNKPIAAVARDLGVNEGTLGNWVTRARAEREGRGEMSAGDIEELKRLRAENAELRMERDVLKRSVVLWVKEATK
- a CDS encoding integrase core domain-containing protein, whose protein sequence is MLQRPLELATYTADLFTRACRNLGIRQSMGRVGSCFDNAAAEAFFSSLEWEVLSRNEFRNTTEAATVVSDWCWNFYNTDRRHSAASMMSPINYENAALTPRAAA
- a CDS encoding IS3 family transposase, which gives rise to MPVAFTCALLGISISWFYKWLPRTAIATGLYTKRDLRRDTMDRAVKVMFDKNRGLHGSPRLVLDLREEGWTVSEKTVANSMRRQGLIARKIKRRNGLTKQDKSKAPFPDLIRRDFTATAVNQRWVGDITEIPTAAGKLYLATVIDLYSRRLIGAATSLHPNAELAKAAITMAVTVRGGKEAIWKEEESERVIFHSDRGSTGGFNWSSQHLDHGGV
- a CDS encoding helix-turn-helix domain-containing protein, translated to MIYDGPVTVTSTSDTYLTRIGTLIRDARRHQGLTQSELADLLGTSQSAVARIEQGKQNLSLEMLARIGEKLDSEFVSLGHSGPQHLRIVGGQKLSGSIPVKTSKNAAVALLCASLLNKGRTTLRSLARIEEVNRIIEVLTSIGVKVRWLPDSNDLEIIPPARIDLDSIDVDAARRTRTVIMFFGPLLHELGSFQLPYAGGCDLGTRTIEPHLSALKPFGLDVAATHGFYEATVDAARTPERAIVLTERGDTVTENALMAAARNPGTTIIRNASPNYMVQDLCFFLQALGVTIEGIGSTTLTVTGVEHIDVDIEYFPSEDPIEAMSLIAAGVVTESTITIERVPIEFLEIELATLEEMGLRFDMTPEYRAMNGHTRLVDLTIHPSELKAPVDKIAPMPFPGLNIDNLPFFALIAACAEGTTMIHDWVYENRAIYLTELTKIGGQVQLLDPHRVMITGPTPKWRAAEVMCPPALRPGVVILLAMLAAPGTSVLRNVYVINRGYEDLAERLNALGATIETFRDI
- a CDS encoding maleylpyruvate isomerase family mycothiol-dependent enzyme, encoding MTSTADAGIDALRSTHDGLVPVVRDLSDEQLVAPSGATEWTVAQVLSHLGSGAEISAATLRNAVDGAGRLPDGFNQGVWDRWNAMSPRHQADGFVVADAALLADVEALTAEQRETLQVDLGFLPAPVPFATYAGMRLSEAAAHSWDVRVAYDDDAVIDEPTARVLVRLFGGPMGFLLGFTAKADAVAEPAVVDLVGLDHDLSIGDAVALVPAGGVTTATLEGGADAVARLLTGRLTAAHTPASVVVSGNVSLEDLRRVFPGY
- the dxs gene encoding 1-deoxy-D-xylulose-5-phosphate synthase, translated to MSLLDRIEGPNDLRKLSADQLPELAEEIRRFLVHEVSRTGGHLGPNLGVVELTIAIHRVFDSPNDTVVFDTGHQSYVHKVLTGRHDFSGLRTQGGLSGYPSRAESVHDVVENSHASASLSWAHGIAAGRVVRAETNRHTVAVIGDGALTGGMAWEALNNIAAEPDLPLVIVVNDNERSYAPTRGGLADHLATLRTTRGYERFLDWGKHTLARTPVVGGAMYETLHGMKKGIKDIVAPQGLFEDLGLKYVGPVDGHDEQALEAALRKARAFGGPVLVHVITQKGRGYDPAITDEADQFHAVGVINPETGLPLEIAGRSWTDEFSDEMVRIGAEREDVVAITAAMMIPVGLKDFSNAYPERTFDVGIAEQHALTMAAGLAFSGLHPVVAVYATFLNRAFDQLLMDCAMHRAGVTVVLDRSGITGPDGASHHGMWDMTISGVVPRLHLAAPRDGQQVARAVRAAVDISDAPSVVRFPKGSVGAPIEAVRTVGTVDVLAEPDEAEVDVLLVGVGSMAATAMAAAEKLSAEGVRVRVVDPVWALPVSPNLVTLAGGAGRVAVVEDNVVVGGIGSQVELVLREAGLATPLDQFGIPSEFLDHGSRDQVLDRIGLTPDAVASRLRDRLA
- a CDS encoding TraR/DksA family transcriptional regulator, with product MVGQMQARLATERGLLVSRIEQMEADKARLVAASVDSNADDEHDPEGQTIAFERSQLEALTDRLRQHVTEVEAAQARLAAGRYGTCEVCGEQIDGARLEVRPTARTCVDHASGRRRR